In Halobacteroides halobius DSM 5150, the genomic window TAATAAATCTTCCCTAAAATCTTGATGCATTAACTTGCGTGATAGGTTAGATAAAACTTTAAGATGGTCAGTAGCACCTCCTTTAGGAACTGCAATCATAAAGAATATTTTAGCTGGCTGGCCATCACGACTCTCAAAAGCAATTCCTTGCTTGGACTTAGCAAAAACAAGGGCAGGTTCTGTTACTACTTCACTTTGACCATGAGGAATTGCAACACCATTACCCACCCCCGTAGAACTTTTTTCTTCTCTAGCTAAAATAGTTTGGTAAAAGTCTTGTTTAGAGGTTATTTTTTCTGATTTAGCCAATAGATTAATCATCTCTTGTAAAGCATCTTCCTTATTCTCAGCTACTAGATCTAACTTAATTAGGTTTTTAGTTAATAGATTACTGATCTTCATTTTTCCTTCCTCCTTTGATAATTTACTACCTTAGCTTACTATTTTAATAGACTTATCAATTATATTTACTTGCTTTAATAACTCTTTTACCCCTTCTTTATTACATACCTGAGTGCCAGACTGGGCTACACTATTAGCACTAGCTGCAGTTGCATATCTAATTGCTTCTTTCAAAGAACCCGCAGTTAACTTAACTGCCAAAGCACCAACTAAAGTATCACCTGCTCCAACAGTACTGGCTACTTCTACTTTAGGAGGTTGAGCATGTAAAATACTCTGTTTACTAATTACTAGTGAACCACTAGCCCCTAAAGAAATTACTACAACTGTAACTCCTTCTTGTTGTAGCTTTTGACCAGCCTTAATCACTTCTTCTAAGGAATTTAACTTTTTTCCAACTAAGACTTCTAATTCTTCTAGATTAGGTTTAATTAGATAAGGTTTACTTTTTAATCCTTCAACCAATGGTTGGCCTGATGTATCTAAAATTACCTTACTTCCACTAGCTTGAACTTGATTA contains:
- a CDS encoding PTS sugar transporter subunit IIA, which produces MKISNLLTKNLIKLDLVAENKEDALQEMINLLAKSEKITSKQDFYQTILAREEKSSTGVGNGVAIPHGQSEVVTEPALVFAKSKQGIAFESRDGQPAKIFFMIAVPKGGATDHLKVLSNLSRKLMHQDFREDLLATETKEEVLEVITERE
- the pfkB gene encoding 1-phosphofructokinase, whose protein sequence is MIITVTLNPAVDKTIYVEDFKLGNLNRIKEVRKDPGGKGINVSKVVAKLGSKTVALGFLGGSSGEFVANSLNDSPIRDQFIRLEGETRTNLKMIDTITGQETEINEPGAKVKQKDLRRLENRLLDTVGTDDFVVLTGSLPPGVPQDIYAKLINQVQASGSKVILDTSGQPLVEGLKSKPYLIKPNLEELEVLVGKKLNSLEEVIKAGQKLQQEGVTVVVISLGASGSLVISKQSILHAQPPKVEVASTVGAGDTLVGALAVKLTAGSLKEAIRYATAASANSVAQSGTQVCNKEGVKELLKQVNIIDKSIKIVS